The Thermus filiformis genome contains a region encoding:
- a CDS encoding HEPN domain-containing protein has product MPLDPTDPWSWFARAQSNLSKARLGRQDPRIFWEDLCFDAHQAVEKAFKGLLVALGQPFPRTHDLSRLLFLLRAHLEVPEALEAVARLNPYAVAGRYPGDLPEASREDWEEALLLAEQAVAWAEEVLKGLGGH; this is encoded by the coding sequence ATGCCGCTTGACCCCACGGACCCCTGGTCCTGGTTCGCGCGGGCTCAAAGTAACCTGAGCAAGGCCCGCCTGGGACGGCAGGACCCCCGGATATTCTGGGAGGACCTTTGCTTTGACGCCCACCAGGCGGTAGAGAAGGCTTTCAAAGGCCTTCTGGTGGCTTTGGGGCAACCGTTTCCCCGAACCCACGACCTCTCCCGACTGCTCTTTCTCCTGAGGGCGCACCTGGAGGTGCCCGAGGCGCTGGAGGCCGTGGCCCGGCTCAACCCCTACGCCGTGGCGGGTCGTTACCCGGGTGACCTGCCCGAGGCCTCGAGAGAAGACTGGGAAGAAGCCTTGCTTCTGGCCGAGCAGGCGGTAGCCTGGGCCGAGGAGGTGTTGAAAGGCCTTGGCGGCCACTAG
- a CDS encoding nucleotidyltransferase family protein, producing MEYPELGPVLEAILKTVPATKVILFGSRARKEAGPESDYDLLVVVPAPYKTLATWKRLYEEVGRVQGGLALDLLLASEEDLARPGAWMTVYPAALREGKVLYAA from the coding sequence GTGGAGTACCCTGAGCTCGGCCCGGTCTTGGAAGCCATACTCAAGACCGTGCCCGCCACCAAGGTCATCCTCTTCGGCAGCCGCGCCCGGAAGGAGGCGGGGCCGGAGAGCGACTACGACCTTTTGGTGGTGGTGCCGGCCCCCTACAAGACCCTGGCCACCTGGAAGCGCCTCTACGAGGAGGTGGGCCGGGTCCAGGGAGGGCTCGCCCTGGACCTCCTTCTCGCTAGCGAGGAGGACCTGGCCCGGCCGGGGGCCTGGATGACTGTCTATCCGGCGGCGCTCAGGGAAGGGAAGGTCCTCTATGCCGCTTGA